A stretch of the Sulfurimonas sp. HSL3-1 genome encodes the following:
- a CDS encoding thioesterase family protein: MSQYYTKSFRVDWSDANANGRVHLPTYFRYLIETAWDWGAAVGLGIEDSRKLGLAWVVRETQIHLLRPLIPDDTFELTIWLAHWRRVHGTRYFELVHKTSGAVIAQGAQEVVTLDMESMRPKAVPKAIVERMTIETPRTVPHRPFPAFSDTFGRAVRRQRTVTWQDLDTLEHVNNTKYVAFAEDAAVAALAEFGWAPKDFKAHGLAVKSDGVQIQYLTPAVWGETLELETLLSELGPESGVWHVAIARAEDREPVARCVMAWSAVDASDGTLRKIPEELHRRLLAHFTPPKTAPQG; this comes from the coding sequence ATGTCACAGTACTATACGAAATCATTCCGGGTCGACTGGTCCGACGCCAACGCGAACGGCCGGGTACACCTTCCCACCTATTTCCGCTATCTGATCGAGACGGCCTGGGACTGGGGTGCCGCAGTCGGTCTGGGCATAGAAGACAGCCGAAAGCTCGGCCTGGCCTGGGTGGTCCGCGAAACGCAGATCCATCTGCTTCGGCCCCTTATCCCCGACGATACCTTCGAATTGACGATCTGGCTGGCCCACTGGCGCCGTGTCCACGGCACACGCTACTTCGAACTTGTCCACAAGACGAGCGGGGCGGTCATCGCCCAGGGGGCGCAGGAGGTGGTGACGCTGGACATGGAGAGTATGCGCCCCAAAGCGGTCCCCAAGGCGATCGTTGAACGCATGACGATCGAAACGCCCCGCACGGTACCGCACCGCCCCTTCCCGGCATTCAGCGACACGTTTGGGCGTGCCGTCCGACGGCAGAGGACCGTCACCTGGCAGGACCTCGATACGCTGGAGCACGTCAACAATACGAAGTATGTCGCTTTTGCCGAGGACGCCGCCGTCGCAGCATTGGCGGAGTTCGGATGGGCGCCGAAGGATTTCAAAGCGCATGGGCTGGCGGTGAAGAGCGACGGTGTCCAGATTCAGTACCTGACGCCCGCCGTCTGGGGGGAGACGCTGGAGCTTGAGACGCTTTTGTCGGAACTGGGCCCGGAAAGCGGCGTATGGCACGTTGCGATCGCGCGGGCTGAGGACCGCGAACCGGTCGCTCGGTGTGTCATGGCCTGGAGCGCTGTCGATGCGTCCGACGGCACGCTGCGGAAGATCCCGGAGGAGCTGCACCGTCGGCTCCTTGCACATTTTACCCCTCCCAAAACGGCACCGCAGGGGTGA
- a CDS encoding UDP-N-acetylmuramoyl-tripeptide--D-alanyl-D-alanine ligase, with amino-acid sequence MNPALAQTVAFATNVALVLTLGWYLILNLQWYSYKLERVVLNHHKRSWHLLYFVVPFLAYFILGEFFPLFFLLYFGAFVWWYVRLDKKLVLTWRVKRFLILLSALALFGDFLCLIKSCGTLPLFLPLLLAWLLSTGIEKFLFLAYKKEAKRKLARLEGLTVVAVTGSYGKTSMKNFIAQLLGTQFEVYMTPRSVNTLGGIIKDINEALPETARVYVCEAGARRPGDILEIAQLVAPHYAVVGKVGPQHLEYFGDLETIVRTKLELIQSPRLKQAFVHFEATDEPHEKVRFFGREIENIAADLEGTSFDLALDEAPLQLHAPVLGGFNAVNIEAAVLIARAMGMTDDAIMKGVDALQPVEHRLQRIDAGGKVILDDGYNGNIDGMKEGIRLCSMHPGRKVIVTPGLVESTEALNRELIEAINGVFDLVIVTGKLNAAQFKAQLNVSDVLYLEEKSTLTSVLAEKTRPGDIIYFANDAPNFI; translated from the coding sequence GTGAACCCGGCGCTGGCGCAGACCGTGGCGTTCGCGACCAACGTTGCGCTGGTCCTGACGCTCGGGTGGTATCTCATCCTTAACCTGCAGTGGTACAGCTACAAGCTCGAGCGCGTCGTGCTCAACCACCACAAACGCAGCTGGCACCTTCTCTACTTCGTCGTGCCGTTCCTAGCCTATTTCATCCTCGGCGAATTTTTCCCGCTCTTTTTCCTGCTCTATTTCGGCGCTTTCGTCTGGTGGTACGTGCGCCTGGACAAGAAACTGGTGCTGACCTGGCGGGTCAAGCGTTTCCTCATCCTGCTCAGTGCGCTGGCGCTGTTCGGCGATTTCCTCTGTCTTATCAAGAGCTGCGGCACCCTGCCGCTTTTCCTCCCGCTGCTGCTGGCGTGGCTGCTCTCCACGGGCATCGAGAAATTCCTCTTCCTCGCCTACAAAAAAGAGGCGAAGCGCAAACTGGCCCGCCTGGAGGGGCTGACCGTCGTTGCCGTGACGGGGAGCTACGGCAAAACGAGCATGAAGAACTTCATCGCCCAGCTGCTCGGAACGCAGTTCGAGGTCTACATGACGCCGCGCAGTGTCAATACCCTGGGCGGCATCATCAAAGATATCAACGAAGCGCTTCCCGAAACGGCCCGGGTTTACGTCTGTGAGGCGGGGGCGCGCCGTCCCGGCGACATTCTGGAGATCGCCCAGCTCGTGGCGCCGCACTACGCCGTCGTCGGCAAGGTCGGGCCGCAGCACCTGGAGTATTTCGGCGATCTGGAGACGATCGTGCGCACCAAGCTGGAGCTGATCCAGTCACCCCGCCTGAAACAGGCCTTCGTACACTTTGAAGCAACGGATGAGCCCCATGAAAAGGTGCGCTTCTTCGGCAGGGAGATCGAAAACATCGCCGCCGACCTGGAGGGGACGTCGTTCGACCTCGCCCTTGATGAGGCACCCCTGCAGCTGCATGCTCCGGTCCTCGGCGGCTTCAACGCCGTGAACATCGAGGCGGCCGTGTTGATCGCGCGGGCGATGGGGATGACAGACGACGCCATCATGAAAGGGGTCGATGCCCTCCAGCCCGTCGAACACCGTCTGCAACGCATCGACGCCGGCGGCAAGGTCATTCTCGATGACGGCTATAACGGCAATATCGACGGGATGAAGGAGGGGATCCGCCTCTGTTCCATGCACCCGGGACGCAAAGTGATTGTCACCCCGGGGCTGGTGGAGAGCACGGAAGCCCTCAACCGCGAACTGATTGAGGCGATCAACGGGGTGTTCGACCTTGTCATCGTCACCGGAAAACTCAATGCCGCGCAGTTCAAAGCACAGCTGAACGTTTCGGACGTCCTCTACCTCGAAGAGAAGAGCACCCTGACCTCCGTGCTGGCCGAGAAAACGCGCCCAGGCGACATCATCTATTTCGCCAACGACGCCCCGAACTTTATCTAG
- a CDS encoding alpha/beta hydrolase, translating into MAIKTLQYAQQTFSVSYEIVNPGAKHTIVFLHGWGSNKELMKQAFGRTLDTFRHVYIDLPGFGNSTAPISLDSEGYADIMELFLAQINANDKEIIVGHSFGGKVATLLRPRLLVLLSSAGIVWPKPLKVRAKIAAFKLLKNLGLAQLRARFVAEDAKSLNRVMYETFKRVVNEDFSGTFRHFGGRALLCWGRDDTATPMKSAEKIDTLIENSRLVAMEGDHYFFLKQPEAVAAEIAAEFTRSVK; encoded by the coding sequence GTGGCCATCAAGACCCTTCAATACGCCCAGCAGACTTTCTCGGTCAGTTATGAGATCGTCAATCCCGGGGCGAAGCACACCATCGTTTTCCTGCACGGCTGGGGATCGAACAAGGAGCTGATGAAGCAGGCGTTCGGCCGGACACTCGACACTTTCCGGCACGTCTACATCGACCTGCCGGGCTTCGGCAACTCGACGGCGCCGATTTCACTGGACAGCGAAGGCTACGCCGACATCATGGAACTTTTCCTGGCGCAGATCAATGCCAACGACAAGGAGATTATCGTCGGACACTCCTTCGGCGGCAAGGTGGCGACCCTGCTGCGCCCCCGGCTGCTGGTGCTGCTCTCCTCCGCGGGGATCGTCTGGCCCAAGCCGCTGAAAGTACGGGCGAAGATCGCCGCGTTCAAGCTGCTCAAGAACCTGGGGCTGGCCCAGCTGCGCGCACGTTTCGTCGCCGAGGACGCCAAGTCGCTGAACCGGGTGATGTACGAGACCTTCAAGCGCGTCGTCAATGAAGACTTTTCGGGCACCTTCCGCCATTTCGGCGGGCGGGCGCTGCTGTGCTGGGGACGCGACGATACGGCGACGCCGATGAAGAGCGCGGAGAAGATCGACACCCTCATTGAAAACAGCCGTCTGGTCGCGATGGAGGGAGACCACTACTTCTTCCTGAAACAGCCCGAAGCGGTGGCGGCGGAGATCGCCGCCGAATTCACCCGGAGCGTGAAGTGA
- a CDS encoding D-alanine--D-alanine ligase yields MKLAIVFGGASYEHEISIVSAITVMEKLSGYELTFVFCDQDHTFYLIDRGNMKAKYFASGDYKKAPVLTLTKGAFVQKRRLGSTEHAMPVLNLIHGADGEDGTVASLLSFFDIPFIGPRTDASVLSFDKRMTKWFAAGRGVKTVAYEELHAAAEHKVSTSMPCIVKPSRLGSSIGVSVVKSAAELDYALDVAFEFDDSVIVEPFIAGVKEYNLAGYRGAEGIVYSIIEEPQKNEFLDFDKKYLDFARSGEVGSAAIDDVLAVKLKMAFASIYEGLFEGALIRCDFFVIDGEVYLNEINPIPGSMANYLFADFPAAVADLLSNLPRARRPQVDYKYIHSINAAKGK; encoded by the coding sequence TTGAAATTAGCGATTGTATTCGGCGGCGCGAGTTACGAGCACGAGATCAGCATCGTCAGCGCCATCACCGTGATGGAAAAACTTTCCGGCTATGAGCTGACGTTCGTGTTTTGCGACCAGGACCACACTTTCTACCTGATCGACCGCGGCAACATGAAGGCGAAGTATTTTGCTTCCGGCGACTATAAAAAGGCCCCCGTGCTGACCCTGACCAAAGGGGCGTTCGTCCAGAAGCGCCGCCTGGGTTCCACCGAGCATGCGATGCCGGTGCTGAACCTGATTCACGGCGCGGACGGCGAGGACGGGACGGTCGCGTCGCTGCTGTCGTTCTTCGATATTCCCTTCATCGGTCCGCGCACGGATGCGTCGGTACTGAGCTTCGACAAGCGCATGACCAAGTGGTTCGCCGCGGGCCGCGGCGTCAAAACGGTGGCATACGAAGAGCTGCACGCCGCGGCGGAGCATAAGGTGTCGACGTCCATGCCCTGCATCGTCAAGCCTTCACGCCTGGGCAGCTCCATCGGGGTCAGCGTCGTCAAAAGCGCCGCGGAGCTCGATTATGCCCTCGACGTTGCCTTCGAGTTCGATGACAGCGTTATCGTCGAACCCTTCATCGCCGGGGTCAAAGAGTACAACCTGGCCGGCTACCGAGGGGCGGAGGGGATCGTCTACTCCATCATCGAAGAGCCGCAGAAAAACGAGTTCCTTGATTTCGACAAGAAGTACCTGGACTTCGCCCGCAGCGGGGAAGTCGGCAGCGCCGCGATCGATGACGTACTGGCGGTGAAGCTCAAAATGGCATTCGCCTCCATCTACGAAGGGCTGTTCGAAGGGGCCTTGATCCGCTGCGACTTCTTCGTCATCGACGGCGAGGTCTATCTCAACGAGATCAACCCCATCCCGGGGTCGATGGCGAACTATCTTTTCGCGGATTTCCCCGCAGCCGTCGCTGACCTGCTCTCGAACCTGCCGCGTGCGCGCCGCCCGCAGGTTGACTACAAATATATCCACTCCATCAATGCAGCCAAAGGAAAATAG
- a CDS encoding TlpA disulfide reductase family protein, whose amino-acid sequence MKRIIMMMAALLLTMSSAGAVEMFTLKAAGEKTIAATEMPNGMRFRGYDGKPVLVNFFGKQCRYCKKEIPHLEELKKRYGGRIGIIGIHMQGRMMPQERAQIAGKAGFNYPVFEYEDNMAIVQHIGSRARFNGSIPFNIVFNGKGEVSEIIPGYLSDKDLEMIFSELLKK is encoded by the coding sequence ATGAAAAGAATAATCATGATGATGGCGGCACTGCTGCTGACGATGAGCTCGGCGGGTGCGGTGGAGATGTTTACGCTCAAGGCGGCCGGCGAGAAGACGATCGCTGCGACGGAGATGCCTAACGGCATGCGCTTTAGAGGGTATGACGGCAAACCGGTACTGGTGAACTTTTTCGGCAAACAGTGCCGCTACTGCAAGAAGGAGATCCCGCACCTGGAGGAGCTCAAAAAACGCTACGGGGGGCGCATCGGCATCATCGGTATCCATATGCAGGGACGCATGATGCCGCAGGAACGCGCGCAGATCGCCGGGAAAGCGGGCTTCAACTACCCTGTTTTCGAATATGAAGACAACATGGCGATCGTCCAGCACATCGGTTCGCGCGCCCGTTTCAACGGGAGCATCCCCTTTAATATCGTCTTCAACGGCAAGGGCGAGGTTTCCGAGATCATCCCGGGGTACCTGAGCGACAAAGACCTGGAAATGATCTTCAGCGAACTGCTCAAGAAGTGA
- a CDS encoding TRAP transporter large permease subunit — MIALAMFVIALALLLSGIPVAFVFGGVALLFALLIPELGLQVFSLLPFRIYGIMGNTTLMAVPLFIAMGLILEKSKMAEKLLETMSGLFGGLRGGLAVSVVLVGTILAASTGIVSASVVMMSIIALPLMLGAGYDKGLASGTVAASGTLGQIIPPSIILIILGDVMNVSVGELFMGAVLPGLVLVGLYIVYILLYAALKPKAAPAAARGEHVGIIKALTAIAPPLLLMVAVLGSIFAGIASPTESAAFGVVGALALSAFNRTLSYAMVSYALLETVKLSGMIFMILIGATAFSLVFNELGGSDLVLEFFSHDIGNVWVFIGVAMLAIFILGFFIDFIEISFIVVPILVPVMHAFGIDPVWFAILIALNLQASFLTPPFGLALFFLKGAAGSMVTTLQIYRGIIPFILLQLLAIGIVILFPDLVFALI; from the coding sequence GTGATCGCGCTGGCCATGTTCGTCATCGCGCTGGCGCTGCTGCTCTCGGGCATCCCCGTCGCCTTCGTTTTCGGCGGTGTCGCGCTGCTCTTTGCGCTGCTCATCCCCGAGCTCGGGCTGCAGGTCTTCAGTCTGCTGCCGTTCCGCATCTACGGCATCATGGGCAATACGACCCTGATGGCGGTCCCGCTCTTCATCGCCATGGGGCTAATACTGGAAAAATCAAAAATGGCCGAGAAGCTTCTCGAGACGATGAGCGGCCTCTTCGGAGGGCTGCGCGGCGGCTTGGCCGTCAGCGTCGTGCTCGTCGGTACGATCCTCGCCGCCTCGACGGGGATTGTCAGCGCTTCGGTCGTGATGATGAGCATCATCGCCCTGCCGCTGATGCTGGGCGCGGGGTATGACAAAGGGCTGGCGTCGGGCACGGTCGCGGCCAGCGGGACGCTCGGGCAGATCATCCCGCCGTCGATCATCCTGATCATTCTTGGCGACGTTATGAACGTCAGCGTCGGCGAGCTTTTCATGGGGGCGGTGCTGCCGGGCCTGGTGTTGGTCGGTCTTTATATCGTCTATATTCTGCTTTATGCGGCGCTGAAGCCAAAAGCCGCCCCGGCGGCGGCCCGGGGAGAACACGTCGGCATCATTAAGGCGCTGACGGCCATCGCCCCGCCGCTGCTGCTGATGGTCGCGGTCCTCGGTTCCATCTTCGCCGGAATAGCGTCGCCGACGGAGTCGGCGGCCTTCGGCGTCGTCGGCGCCCTTGCGCTCAGCGCCTTCAACCGCACCCTGAGCTACGCAATGGTGAGCTACGCCCTGCTGGAGACCGTTAAACTTAGCGGGATGATCTTTATGATTCTGATCGGGGCGACGGCCTTCAGCCTTGTCTTCAACGAACTCGGCGGCAGCGACCTCGTGCTGGAGTTCTTCAGTCATGATATCGGGAACGTGTGGGTCTTTATCGGGGTGGCGATGCTGGCGATCTTCATCCTCGGCTTCTTTATCGATTTCATCGAGATCTCCTTCATCGTCGTGCCGATCCTCGTGCCCGTCATGCACGCCTTCGGCATCGATCCCGTCTGGTTCGCCATCCTCATCGCCCTTAACCTTCAGGCCTCCTTCCTGACCCCGCCCTTCGGCCTGGCGCTCTTTTTCCTTAAAGGGGCGGCCGGGTCGATGGTGACGACCCTGCAGATCTACCGGGGGATCATCCCCTTCATTCTGCTGCAGCTCCTGGCGATCGGCATCGTCATCCTTTTCCCCGACCTCGTCTTCGCCTTAATATAA
- a CDS encoding TRAP transporter small permease subunit, translated as MTESRKFGLIRQLISIVGALSAAVLGALVLLIVFDATRRYLFHEGSVALQELEWHLFDVVIMLGVAYAMHRGAHVRVDIFYDRFSERTKQVVNVVTMLFFVLPVSALILYVSFDFVLMSFAQMEASSDPGGLPYRFVVKALIPLAFALLILQAIRELAEAWHALKESM; from the coding sequence ATGACTGAAAGCAGGAAGTTCGGCCTTATCCGGCAGCTGATCAGCATCGTCGGCGCCTTGAGCGCCGCCGTACTGGGCGCGCTGGTCCTGCTGATCGTCTTTGACGCCACCCGCCGCTACCTTTTTCATGAAGGCTCCGTTGCGCTGCAGGAGCTGGAGTGGCACCTTTTCGACGTCGTCATTATGCTCGGCGTCGCCTACGCCATGCACCGCGGGGCGCATGTGCGTGTCGACATCTTCTACGACCGCTTCTCCGAACGGACGAAACAGGTCGTGAACGTCGTGACGATGCTCTTTTTCGTGCTGCCCGTCTCCGCGCTGATCCTCTACGTCAGTTTCGATTTCGTCCTGATGAGTTTTGCGCAGATGGAAGCCTCCTCCGACCCGGGCGGACTCCCTTACCGTTTCGTCGTCAAGGCGCTTATCCCCCTGGCGTTTGCCCTGCTGATCCTGCAGGCGATTCGTGAACTGGCTGAGGCGTGGCATGCGCTGAAGGAGAGCATGTGA
- a CDS encoding MTH1187 family thiamine-binding protein, with protein MFPTSGDCRDGASVSAYVSRIVDMIDRSGLPYQLTPMGTIVETGSVKEALAVVEKAYEVLGEDCERVYSALKLDIRKGKAGRLKGKIDSVERELGRDVSH; from the coding sequence ATGTTCCCGACCAGCGGCGACTGCCGGGACGGCGCTTCCGTCTCCGCCTATGTCAGCCGGATCGTCGATATGATCGACCGCAGCGGTCTGCCGTACCAGCTCACCCCGATGGGGACGATCGTTGAGACGGGGAGCGTCAAAGAGGCGCTCGCGGTCGTCGAGAAGGCCTACGAGGTGCTGGGCGAGGATTGCGAACGGGTCTATTCGGCGCTGAAGCTTGATATCCGCAAAGGAAAGGCGGGGCGGTTGAAAGGGAAGATCGACTCGGTAGAGCGGGAGCTTGGCCGCGACGTCAGCCATTGA
- a CDS encoding TIGR03545 family protein, translating to MQFLLKLFKALNSAQSPWQVTLAITLGMIAGLTPISGLQNAVILLLAFLLNIHLGLFFVSAALFAGMGYLFDPWFEQLGYTILSSEGLQGLWTGFYNNGFVRLTHFNNTLVMGATVVSLLLAVPLYLLLGWLIGRYRTVLASFLERRPVLGTFGFLKATTHLDPTVRWWGAGLYVAGGGIVTAVALLVIDPLLKWTVETGGSLALQRDVRVGAVDTDFSKGAVTLHRLEVAGKQEGVDAVSAELISFDADLSALLMDRVHIEKMIVSGVGFDTPATLKKSPATAEEAAAAKTEGEGFALPTFEFPDPKTLIAKADLQSVKVYNDAQKEIGEIKARWEKTSKEELSGDSLTELQGDLENLKTMSKSKDPQSMLKLAQEVKAFKAKIDARKKALEKIKADFDSDRKRIAVLMQQVKEAPMADYNRLKSTYTLDGNGALNVIGGLFGEKIKGYLAMARKYYAMVSPYLGSAGNENPPEEAVPPRGEGRWMRYPQTVPSPDLLIALTQIDGLFKTQAFSGTVRDISDNQKALGRPLSFKAASDGPTVKGLVLEGEDNRLGDTVLDSVNFKALRIPLNALDMKPVLLDKSNLAMTGTLSLSDATALAGEGSFAFSDAAITAEGLSGKTGEIVSGILSGISAFKLDTTLGGTLTAPTIGVKSDLDRQISRGLGKAMGKELEKYQGELKSLLGGDTAAQLADLKSSQAGIADVDKLAGDQNTMLGKLAEEATKLAGGGAVGDKLKGVLPF from the coding sequence ATGCAATTTCTTCTCAAGCTTTTCAAAGCTCTGAACTCCGCCCAGAGCCCCTGGCAGGTGACGCTGGCAATCACCCTCGGGATGATCGCCGGGCTGACGCCCATCAGCGGCCTGCAGAATGCCGTGATCCTTCTGCTCGCCTTCTTGCTCAACATTCACCTGGGGCTCTTCTTCGTTTCGGCGGCACTGTTTGCGGGAATGGGTTACCTCTTTGACCCCTGGTTCGAACAGCTTGGTTACACCATCCTCAGCAGCGAAGGGCTTCAGGGGCTCTGGACGGGCTTTTATAACAACGGTTTCGTCCGCCTGACGCACTTTAACAATACCCTTGTCATGGGGGCGACGGTCGTCTCACTGCTGCTGGCCGTACCGCTGTATCTGCTGCTGGGATGGCTGATCGGACGTTACCGCACGGTGCTGGCGTCTTTCCTGGAACGGCGCCCCGTTCTGGGGACCTTCGGTTTCCTCAAAGCAACGACGCACCTGGACCCGACGGTGCGCTGGTGGGGTGCGGGTCTCTACGTTGCCGGGGGCGGGATCGTCACTGCCGTCGCACTGCTGGTCATCGACCCGCTGCTGAAATGGACGGTGGAAACGGGCGGCAGCCTCGCGCTTCAGCGCGATGTCCGCGTCGGCGCGGTCGATACCGACTTCAGCAAGGGGGCCGTCACGCTCCACCGCCTGGAAGTCGCGGGGAAACAAGAGGGCGTGGACGCCGTTTCGGCGGAGCTGATCAGTTTTGACGCCGACCTCTCGGCACTGCTGATGGACAGGGTACATATCGAGAAGATGATTGTCAGCGGCGTTGGCTTCGACACCCCGGCGACACTGAAAAAATCGCCTGCAACGGCCGAGGAGGCAGCGGCAGCGAAAACGGAAGGGGAGGGATTCGCACTCCCGACATTCGAATTTCCCGATCCCAAGACCCTCATCGCCAAAGCGGACCTGCAGTCAGTCAAGGTCTATAACGATGCGCAAAAAGAGATCGGCGAGATCAAGGCACGCTGGGAGAAGACCTCCAAAGAGGAGCTCAGCGGCGACAGCCTTACCGAGCTCCAGGGGGACCTGGAGAACCTCAAGACGATGAGCAAGTCAAAAGATCCGCAGTCGATGCTCAAGCTGGCCCAGGAGGTCAAGGCGTTCAAGGCGAAGATCGATGCGCGCAAGAAAGCGCTTGAGAAGATCAAAGCAGACTTCGACAGCGACCGCAAGCGCATCGCTGTGTTGATGCAGCAGGTCAAAGAGGCCCCGATGGCGGATTACAACCGCCTCAAATCAACCTATACCCTCGACGGCAACGGGGCCCTGAACGTCATCGGCGGGCTCTTCGGCGAGAAGATCAAGGGGTACCTGGCCATGGCGCGCAAATACTACGCGATGGTCTCTCCCTACCTCGGCAGCGCCGGGAATGAGAATCCGCCGGAGGAAGCGGTGCCGCCGCGGGGCGAGGGGCGCTGGATGCGCTACCCGCAGACGGTCCCCAGCCCGGATCTGCTGATCGCACTGACACAGATCGACGGCCTCTTCAAGACCCAGGCGTTCTCGGGCACCGTCCGTGACATCTCCGACAACCAGAAGGCATTGGGGCGGCCGCTGAGCTTCAAGGCGGCCAGCGACGGCCCGACGGTCAAAGGGCTCGTGCTTGAGGGCGAAGACAACCGCCTGGGCGATACCGTTCTCGACAGTGTGAACTTCAAAGCGCTGCGGATACCCTTGAATGCACTTGACATGAAACCGGTGCTGCTGGACAAGAGCAACCTTGCCATGACGGGGACGCTCAGTCTCAGCGACGCCACGGCGCTCGCCGGGGAGGGAAGTTTCGCGTTCAGCGACGCGGCCATCACGGCCGAAGGGCTCAGCGGCAAAACGGGTGAGATCGTCTCGGGTATCCTGAGCGGGATCTCCGCGTTCAAGCTGGACACGACCTTGGGCGGAACACTGACGGCGCCGACCATCGGCGTCAAATCCGACCTGGACCGCCAGATCTCCCGGGGGCTCGGCAAAGCGATGGGCAAGGAGCTTGAAAAGTATCAGGGTGAGCTCAAATCGCTGCTGGGCGGGGACACCGCGGCACAGCTTGCCGACCTGAAATCGTCCCAGGCGGGGATCGCCGACGTCGACAAACTCGCCGGCGATCAGAATACGATGCTCGGCAAACTGGCCGAGGAGGCGACAAAACTTGCCGGAGGCGGCGCGGTCGGCGACAAGCTCAAAGGCGTGCTTCCCTTCTAG
- a CDS encoding tetratricopeptide repeat protein, producing the protein MKAVMTALVLLFCTALFATEAEAVNKASTVSWYKKSASEGNPEAQFYLGVMYSKGAGVTKNDDLAVYWFKKAAAQNHAQAQLNLGYMYESGKGVKKNYGEAVQWYERAAENGSSVAMNNLGIMHMMGMGVKKDSYKAYKYWRMAAQHGNNNAWDNIEKLRRLDPQAVR; encoded by the coding sequence ATGAAAGCAGTAATGACGGCCTTGGTACTTCTGTTCTGTACGGCGCTCTTCGCGACCGAAGCGGAGGCGGTGAACAAGGCAAGCACGGTGAGCTGGTACAAGAAGTCCGCTTCGGAGGGGAATCCGGAAGCGCAGTTCTATCTCGGTGTGATGTACAGCAAGGGTGCGGGTGTAACCAAGAACGATGATCTCGCCGTTTACTGGTTTAAAAAAGCCGCGGCGCAGAACCATGCGCAGGCGCAGCTGAACCTGGGCTATATGTACGAGTCGGGCAAAGGGGTGAAGAAGAACTACGGCGAAGCGGTACAGTGGTACGAGCGTGCCGCCGAGAACGGCAGTTCGGTCGCCATGAACAACCTCGGGATCATGCACATGATGGGCATGGGGGTCAAAAAAGACAGCTACAAGGCATACAAGTACTGGCGCATGGCGGCCCAGCACGGCAACAACAACGCCTGGGACAACATTGAAAAACTGCGTCGTCTAGATCCCCAGGCAGTCCGCTGA
- the ruvA gene encoding Holliday junction branch migration protein RuvA, whose protein sequence is MIVGIEGAVEHKEPTLVHLNVSGLIYEVFISLQTYGAIREPRVKLHTSHIIREDAQLLFGFFEKSEKVLFERLIKINGVGPKVAQAICSTFTPAQFGQVIAASDIAQLKRVPGIGPKSAGRILVELAGFDIELTAGHAAVPAASGEAAQALESLGFKKEEVAKALAKCESTETSALVKEALKLLQKL, encoded by the coding sequence ATGATCGTCGGGATTGAAGGCGCGGTAGAACACAAAGAACCAACACTGGTGCATCTGAACGTGTCAGGGCTGATCTACGAGGTTTTTATTTCGCTTCAGACCTACGGCGCCATCCGCGAACCGCGGGTCAAACTCCACACCTCCCACATTATCCGCGAAGACGCCCAGCTGCTGTTCGGTTTTTTTGAGAAGAGCGAAAAAGTGCTTTTCGAACGGCTCATCAAGATCAACGGCGTCGGCCCCAAGGTCGCGCAGGCGATCTGTTCGACCTTCACGCCTGCGCAGTTCGGGCAGGTGATCGCGGCCAGCGACATCGCCCAGCTCAAGCGCGTGCCCGGTATCGGCCCCAAGAGTGCAGGGCGGATCCTCGTCGAGCTGGCCGGCTTCGACATCGAACTGACCGCCGGACACGCGGCCGTCCCGGCTGCCTCCGGCGAAGCGGCACAGGCCCTGGAATCCCTGGGCTTCAAGAAAGAGGAAGTGGCCAAGGCCCTGGCCAAATGCGAAAGCACCGAGACCTCCGCCCTCGTCAAAGAGGCGCTCAAACTACTTCAGAAACTGTAA
- a CDS encoding HIT domain-containing protein, whose amino-acid sequence MKEILYAPWRTDYISGQPIEGCVFCHISEHTEADEELHVLYRDEHCFAVMNRYPYTPGHFMIIPHLHTEALETLDPEAWLRISALAQQGVRMLKEGFGAQGVNIGMNLGKAGGAGIAEHIHLHLVPRWERDTNFMTAVSGTRVYSTDFEKIYRRLKELAPRYFV is encoded by the coding sequence ATGAAAGAGATTCTTTACGCGCCGTGGCGCACGGACTACATCAGCGGGCAGCCGATCGAGGGGTGTGTTTTCTGCCATATCAGCGAACATACCGAAGCGGACGAGGAGCTCCATGTCCTCTACCGCGACGAACACTGCTTTGCCGTGATGAACCGTTACCCCTACACCCCGGGGCACTTCATGATCATCCCTCATCTGCATACGGAAGCGCTCGAAACGCTTGATCCGGAGGCGTGGCTCCGCATCAGCGCATTGGCGCAGCAGGGGGTCAGGATGCTCAAAGAGGGATTCGGCGCACAAGGGGTCAACATCGGTATGAACCTCGGGAAGGCCGGGGGTGCAGGGATCGCCGAACATATCCATCTGCACCTTGTCCCCCGCTGGGAGCGCGATACGAACTTTATGACGGCGGTGTCGGGAACGCGGGTCTATTCGACGGATTTCGAAAAGATCTACCGCCGTCTGAAGGAACTGGCCCCCCGCTATTTTGTCTAA